Proteins from a single region of Mucilaginibacter daejeonensis:
- a CDS encoding NAD(P)H-binding protein codes for MNVLLTGANGYIGARLIPALLEKGHQVICLVRDPKLFAKQSQYVDQVTVIKGDLLRGHSIDELPQDIDAAYYLVNALPQTSGFAGLEALSADNFVSAINKTRCKQIISLSEIDDHLSESGLSRQHVEEVLRTANAAITILKSTMIIGPGSIALELMEGLTRKSPIMIASKWAKAQEEPIATGNVIEYLVGCLLNEDTFNSEFHISGPEVLTFREMLMTYGDICRQRKVKIMTLPEVSAALSSYWLNYLTPISFSHAKTLVENLKYDVVSRDNAIEHLIPLKLLNLKETLLDIVPVNGC; via the coding sequence ATGAACGTATTACTCACAGGCGCTAATGGCTACATAGGGGCAAGGCTCATCCCGGCACTGCTCGAAAAAGGCCATCAGGTCATATGTTTGGTACGGGATCCCAAACTTTTTGCAAAACAAAGCCAGTACGTTGATCAGGTGACCGTGATCAAAGGCGACCTATTACGCGGTCATAGTATCGACGAACTTCCGCAAGATATCGATGCCGCTTACTATTTGGTGAACGCCCTGCCTCAAACCTCGGGTTTTGCCGGCTTGGAGGCACTATCAGCAGATAACTTTGTATCCGCCATCAATAAAACCCGTTGTAAACAGATCATCTCGCTGAGTGAGATAGATGACCATTTGAGTGAAAGCGGTCTGTCTCGTCAGCACGTAGAAGAGGTTTTGCGCACGGCTAATGCGGCCATCACCATCCTCAAATCGACCATGATCATTGGTCCGGGCAGTATAGCACTGGAGCTGATGGAAGGCTTGACCCGCAAATCGCCGATCATGATCGCCAGCAAGTGGGCAAAAGCTCAGGAAGAGCCGATAGCTACCGGTAACGTGATCGAATACTTGGTAGGGTGCCTGCTCAATGAAGATACTTTTAATAGCGAGTTCCACATCAGCGGTCCTGAGGTTTTGACCTTTAGGGAAATGCTGATGACCTATGGCGACATCTGCCGCCAGCGTAAGGTCAAGATCATGACGTTGCCTGAAGTATCGGCAGCACTTTCATCATACTGGCTCAACTATTTGACCCCGATCAGTTTCTCCCATGCTAAAACGCTGGTGGAGAACCTGAAATATGATGTCGTATCGCGCGATAATGCCATCGAGCATTTGATACCGCTCAAATTACTCAACCTCAAGGAGACCCTGCTCGACATCGTTCCGGTCAACGGTTGTTAA
- a CDS encoding cryptochrome/photolyase family protein, whose product MSKKDPVSIFWLRRDLRLHDNAGLYRALKGPDPVLCLFIFDSDILDKLEDKDDARVTFIYNAVTDVDRELQKHKSSLLVKYGKPLEVWEEILKEYDVKAAFTNRDYEPYAKERDHAVYDLLNEKDIPFKGYKDQVIFERQEVVKDDKTPYTVYTPYKKRWMNTVNDFYLRSYPTEKYLENLYHIDKLKKGTLKEMGFEESSAKFPDQEYKSVIDHYAKDRDFPARKGTSHIGLHLRFGTVSIRDLAREAIKHEHTWLSELIWREFYMMNFDFFPDTQNKAYRPAYDRIKWRHSEKDFKAWCEGRTGYPLVDAGMREMNATGYMHNRVRMVTGCFLVKHLLIDWRWGEHYFARKLLDYEASTNVGSWQWVAGSGTDVMPYFRIFNPEAQLQKFDPKLEYVKKWVPEYGTDQYPEPIIGNKEGKERALKVYKDAVAK is encoded by the coding sequence ATGAGCAAAAAAGATCCAGTTAGTATATTTTGGTTAAGGCGTGATCTGCGCTTGCATGATAACGCCGGTCTGTACCGCGCACTTAAAGGACCTGACCCCGTACTGTGTCTATTTATTTTTGATAGTGATATCCTGGATAAATTGGAGGACAAGGACGACGCCCGGGTGACCTTCATCTACAATGCCGTTACCGATGTTGACCGCGAGTTGCAAAAGCACAAAAGCAGCTTGCTGGTGAAGTACGGAAAGCCTTTAGAGGTTTGGGAAGAGATATTGAAAGAATACGATGTCAAAGCTGCTTTTACCAATCGCGACTACGAGCCCTATGCCAAAGAGCGCGACCACGCTGTTTATGATCTGTTGAACGAAAAAGACATTCCTTTCAAAGGATACAAAGACCAGGTCATCTTCGAGCGGCAGGAGGTGGTAAAAGATGACAAGACGCCTTATACCGTTTATACACCATACAAAAAGCGATGGATGAACACAGTGAACGACTTTTATCTGCGTTCATATCCTACCGAAAAGTATCTGGAGAACCTCTACCATATCGATAAACTAAAGAAGGGCACCCTGAAGGAAATGGGATTTGAGGAAAGCTCAGCCAAATTCCCGGATCAGGAGTACAAGAGCGTGATCGACCACTATGCTAAAGATCGTGACTTCCCCGCTCGCAAGGGTACCTCACATATAGGGCTACACCTGCGTTTTGGTACGGTGAGCATACGTGATCTCGCGCGTGAGGCCATCAAACATGAACATACCTGGTTAAGTGAACTGATCTGGCGCGAGTTCTATATGATGAACTTCGACTTTTTCCCCGATACGCAGAATAAAGCCTACCGCCCGGCGTACGACAGGATCAAGTGGCGACACAGTGAAAAAGATTTCAAGGCCTGGTGTGAAGGCCGTACGGGTTACCCGCTTGTGGACGCCGGTATGCGCGAAATGAACGCTACCGGGTATATGCATAACCGTGTACGTATGGTGACAGGCTGCTTTTTGGTGAAACACCTGCTGATCGACTGGCGCTGGGGGGAGCATTACTTTGCCCGCAAATTGCTGGATTATGAAGCGTCGACCAATGTAGGGAGCTGGCAGTGGGTTGCTGGTTCGGGAACGGATGTAATGCCTTATTTCAGGATATTCAACCCCGAGGCGCAGCTTCAAAAATTTGACCCCAAGCTGGAGTACGTAAAAAAATGGGTCCCGGAGTATGGTACTGACCAATATCCGGAACCCATTATAGGTAATAAAGAAGGTAAGGAACGCGCCCTGAAGGTTTACAAGGACGCCGTTGCCAAGTAA
- a CDS encoding TIGR01777 family oxidoreductase, with translation MSRYVLITGGTGLIGKPLTNALLSQGHQVAHLSRSSGKDPRVRTFLWDVKKGEIDPACIIGVDTIVHLAGAGIAEKRWTKKRRKELIDSRTRSIGLLYELIQRTPDHQIKRVVSASGINIYGSHGDQWLTEQHPPEHDFLGDCCVQWEAAVDQGAAMGLSVTKLRTGVVLTTKGGALKPLSLPVKFGFGAPLGNGRQYVPWLHMDDAVDIYLRSIDGSIPEGVYNMLSPEPVTNEQLTKAIARQLKRPLWLPKVPAFMIRLVMGEMSKVVLSSVRASAQKLTDVGYRFKYNVIADALKDIYEQKRSS, from the coding sequence ATGTCAAGATACGTACTAATAACAGGCGGCACCGGGCTCATTGGTAAGCCGCTTACCAATGCTTTATTATCACAAGGCCACCAGGTTGCGCATTTAAGCCGTAGCTCCGGTAAGGATCCCCGCGTAAGGACATTTTTATGGGACGTCAAGAAAGGCGAGATCGACCCGGCATGTATCATCGGTGTGGATACCATCGTGCACCTGGCCGGTGCCGGCATAGCCGAAAAGCGCTGGACCAAAAAACGTAGAAAAGAACTGATCGACAGCCGAACACGTTCTATCGGTTTACTGTATGAACTGATCCAAAGAACACCCGACCATCAGATCAAAAGAGTGGTGTCAGCCTCGGGTATAAATATATACGGTAGCCATGGTGACCAGTGGCTTACTGAGCAACATCCACCTGAGCATGATTTTTTGGGCGACTGCTGCGTCCAGTGGGAAGCTGCGGTGGATCAGGGCGCAGCCATGGGGTTGTCCGTAACCAAGTTGCGTACCGGTGTGGTGCTAACCACTAAAGGAGGTGCGCTCAAGCCATTATCGTTACCGGTAAAATTTGGATTTGGTGCACCATTAGGCAACGGACGTCAGTATGTGCCGTGGCTGCATATGGATGATGCTGTTGATATTTATTTAAGATCCATTGACGGCTCGATACCCGAGGGCGTGTATAATATGCTGTCACCCGAACCGGTCACTAATGAGCAGTTGACCAAAGCGATCGCCAGGCAACTTAAGCGGCCGTTATGGTTGCCTAAGGTCCCTGCTTTTATGATCAGGCTGGTAATGGGCGAAATGAGTAAGGTGGTTTTGAGCAGCGTGAGGGCGTCTGCCCAAAAACTTACCGATGTGGGTTACCGATTCAAGTATAATGTTATTGCTGATGCGTTAAAGGATATTTATGAGCAAAAAAGATCCAGTTAG
- the ggt gene encoding gamma-glutamyltransferase — protein sequence MKLTLRDTLNYPLIILLAGSTLTAPAFAQEASPRYKKGMVVCAYPDAAQAGLSVLKKGGNAVDAAVAVQFALAVTLPQAGNIGGGGFMVYRSSNGQTATLDYREKAPGKATTDMYLDANGKVIPQKSLYTHQAAGVPGSVDGMIEAHKKYGKLKWADVVQPSIDLAAKGFKVTERLANDLNRNQEQFTRLNNGGTNYFARTTPWKAGDLLVLKDLANTLTLIRDKGRAGFYSGKVAQQIITEMKRGDGLISQADLDNYHSVWRKPITGQYKQYKVITMPPPSSGGIALLQLLHSVEPYPLSRWGHNQDSTVQLIVEAERRVYADRSKYLGDPDFFKVPTDSLLRPAYIESRMKNFTWAAATPSSTIQPGSFAGYESDQTTHFSIVDAQGNAVSITTTLNGSFGNKIFVSGAGFLLNNEMDDFSSKPGVPNMYGLVGGKANSIQPGKRMLSSMTPTILEKDGKLFMVVGTPGGSTIITSVFQTILNVLEFGQDAQQAVTSKRFHHQWLPDEVAPEINAFTNDVTTKLQQKGYKIVPRGSIGRVDAIVVTPQGYLMGGADPRGDDTKSGW from the coding sequence ATGAAACTCACGCTCCGCGATACACTTAACTATCCCCTTATCATTCTGCTTGCCGGCAGCACGCTTACCGCACCGGCCTTTGCACAAGAAGCATCGCCTCGATACAAAAAAGGAATGGTGGTATGCGCCTATCCTGATGCCGCTCAAGCCGGACTTTCTGTACTAAAAAAAGGCGGTAACGCGGTAGATGCAGCCGTAGCGGTTCAATTCGCGCTTGCCGTGACCCTACCTCAGGCGGGTAACATTGGCGGTGGTGGTTTTATGGTATACCGGTCATCGAACGGACAAACAGCGACGCTCGATTATAGGGAAAAAGCACCTGGCAAAGCTACCACTGATATGTATCTGGATGCCAATGGCAAGGTGATACCTCAAAAAAGCCTGTACACGCATCAGGCGGCCGGCGTTCCCGGATCGGTGGATGGCATGATCGAAGCCCACAAAAAATATGGCAAATTGAAATGGGCCGACGTGGTACAACCGTCCATCGACCTTGCTGCAAAAGGCTTTAAGGTGACCGAACGCCTGGCCAATGATCTTAACCGCAACCAAGAGCAATTTACCCGCCTGAACAATGGCGGGACCAATTATTTTGCCAGGACCACTCCCTGGAAAGCTGGCGACCTGCTTGTCCTAAAAGATCTGGCCAACACATTGACGCTGATCCGCGATAAAGGCCGTGCCGGTTTTTACTCGGGCAAGGTAGCACAGCAGATCATTACAGAAATGAAACGTGGCGACGGATTGATCAGCCAGGCCGACCTTGATAACTATCATTCCGTTTGGCGCAAACCCATAACAGGCCAGTACAAACAATATAAAGTGATCACCATGCCACCGCCATCAAGCGGTGGTATAGCCTTGTTACAGCTTTTGCATAGCGTTGAGCCTTACCCACTAAGCCGCTGGGGCCACAATCAGGATTCGACGGTGCAGCTGATCGTGGAGGCCGAGCGACGCGTATACGCGGATCGTTCTAAATACTTAGGCGACCCCGACTTTTTCAAGGTACCGACCGATAGCTTGTTGCGCCCCGCCTACATTGAAAGCCGCATGAAGAACTTTACCTGGGCAGCGGCCACGCCGAGCAGCACTATCCAGCCGGGCAGCTTTGCCGGTTACGAAAGCGACCAGACCACCCATTTCTCGATCGTTGATGCGCAGGGTAACGCGGTATCGATCACGACCACACTGAATGGCTCATTTGGCAATAAGATATTCGTGAGCGGTGCAGGCTTCTTGCTGAACAACGAGATGGACGACTTCAGCTCAAAACCGGGCGTACCTAACATGTATGGCTTGGTGGGTGGCAAAGCGAACAGCATTCAGCCGGGTAAACGCATGTTATCGAGCATGACGCCTACTATCCTTGAAAAAGATGGAAAGCTGTTTATGGTGGTCGGTACGCCGGGCGGCTCAACGATCATCACATCGGTTTTCCAGACCATATTGAACGTATTGGAGTTCGGTCAGGACGCGCAGCAAGCGGTGACCAGCAAACGTTTCCACCATCAATGGCTACCCGATGAAGTGGCTCCCGAGATCAACGCTTTCACCAATGATGTGACCACCAAATTACAACAAAAGGGATATAAGATCGTTCCGCGTGGCAGCATCGGCCGTGTGGATGCCATCGTAGTGACGCCACAAGGTTACCTGATGGGTGGGGCCGATCCAAGAGGAGATGATACCAAATCGGGATGGTAA
- a CDS encoding FKBP-type peptidyl-prolyl cis-trans isomerase encodes MKQLYLSLFLLITLAFCSCRKDGVDIDIKTYDQQQIEAYIKANGLNNMKRDVSSGDTTGIYYEILSKGTSTKQLDYSDKVLWLSSFKSFDGLYNVTDTLASATTDQLYQIRNYSYVGNLAPNGLMLAVLNIVKTKGTRVHLLIPSRLAYGRNGLGTGSSRLRGNQCLDMYVNVLDDRAIMAYDEFSIRKYAQSKGIDISTYSRTPSGAFYKITKAGTGTVYPSPNATITLQNTGTLLNDTQFDISGNESTTGFEANVSNLIKGYSEAIQKGTANSQLSVFIPSTLGYGLPQSRNGLPAFSTLRFEINLLTVTN; translated from the coding sequence ATGAAACAGCTATATCTTTCTCTTTTCTTATTGATCACCCTGGCGTTCTGCTCTTGTCGCAAAGATGGTGTGGACATCGATATCAAGACCTACGATCAACAACAGATCGAAGCGTACATCAAGGCTAATGGCCTTAACAACATGAAACGCGATGTAAGCAGTGGTGACACCACCGGCATCTACTATGAGATACTTTCAAAAGGCACCAGCACCAAGCAGCTTGATTATTCAGACAAAGTATTGTGGTTGTCGTCATTCAAGTCGTTCGATGGATTGTACAACGTGACCGATACTTTAGCGAGTGCCACTACTGACCAGTTATACCAGATCCGCAACTATAGCTATGTGGGCAATCTTGCTCCTAACGGTTTGATGCTGGCTGTATTGAACATCGTGAAAACCAAAGGTACCCGAGTACACTTGCTGATCCCATCACGTTTAGCTTACGGCCGCAATGGCCTGGGTACCGGTAGTTCACGTTTGCGTGGCAACCAATGCCTTGATATGTATGTGAACGTACTTGATGATCGCGCGATCATGGCTTATGACGAGTTCAGCATTCGTAAGTATGCGCAATCGAAAGGTATCGATATCAGTACCTATTCTCGTACCCCTTCGGGCGCGTTCTACAAGATCACTAAGGCTGGCACAGGTACGGTATACCCCAGCCCTAACGCCACCATAACTTTACAGAATACCGGAACACTTTTGAATGATACTCAGTTCGATATTTCGGGCAATGAAAGCACTACAGGTTTTGAAGCGAACGTATCTAATTTGATCAAAGGCTACAGTGAGGCGATCCAAAAAGGAACAGCTAATTCACAGCTGTCTGTGTTCATTCCATCCACTTTGGGTTATGGCCTTCCGCAGTCCCGTAATGGTCTACCGGCATTCAGCACATTACGTTTCGAGATCAATCTATTGACCGTAACTAACTAA
- a CDS encoding FKBP-type peptidyl-prolyl cis-trans isomerase, whose product MFTACKKADDPAVFNKDQSAIDDKLISDYIAANGLTGKAVKVQLGNKDTTGIWYVIEKQGPTVAQYSLSSYITVSYVAKALTTGEVIAITDNFQPAYRLGETIRGWQLAIPNARPNKGSTIRLLIASRYAYGPYAQPNLGTKGLPANSVLDFTINIFDVTN is encoded by the coding sequence TTGTTCACAGCTTGCAAAAAAGCGGACGATCCTGCTGTATTTAACAAGGACCAATCCGCTATAGATGATAAGCTGATCAGCGATTACATAGCTGCTAACGGATTGACCGGAAAAGCGGTGAAGGTTCAATTGGGCAATAAGGATACTACCGGCATATGGTATGTGATCGAGAAACAAGGCCCTACAGTGGCGCAGTACAGTCTATCAAGCTATATAACCGTAAGTTATGTGGCTAAAGCGTTGACCACCGGCGAGGTGATAGCAATAACAGATAATTTTCAACCGGCCTATCGCCTTGGCGAGACCATTAGAGGATGGCAATTGGCCATACCCAATGCGCGGCCAAATAAAGGAAGTACCATACGGTTGTTAATCGCATCGCGGTATGCTTATGGTCCTTATGCACAACCTAACCTGGGCACTAAAGGGTTACCGGCAAATTCGGTGCTCGATTTTACGATAAACATCTTTGATGTAACGAACTGA
- a CDS encoding MarR family winged helix-turn-helix transcriptional regulator, which yields MKHNHETIDYLLKIVWQNMANRYNQLVASFDITQSIGYVLINIDEKEGTTVSQMASLLGLRSTSLSRMLSQLEKMDLIYRQSNAGDKRSVKIYLTDLGKEKRQMARTIVKQFNAYLNEHLTDKEKTQLTNTLKKINQLTLEYDPQ from the coding sequence GTGAAACACAACCACGAGACCATCGACTATTTGCTCAAGATCGTTTGGCAAAATATGGCCAACCGCTACAACCAATTAGTGGCCAGTTTTGACATCACACAATCTATCGGTTATGTGCTCATCAATATAGATGAGAAAGAAGGTACGACGGTATCGCAAATGGCATCACTATTGGGTTTGCGGTCCACCAGTTTATCGCGCATGTTGAGCCAGCTCGAAAAGATGGACCTGATATACCGGCAAAGTAACGCGGGCGATAAGCGTTCGGTCAAGATCTATTTGACCGACCTGGGTAAAGAAAAACGCCAGATGGCCCGTACGATCGTCAAGCAGTTCAATGCATACCTTAATGAACATTTGACCGATAAGGAGAAGACGCAACTTACCAACACACTCAAAAAAATAAATCAGCTCACCTTAGAATATGACCCGCAATAA
- a CDS encoding S8 family serine peptidase, with protein MYSKINKIILCSSLLLLLAATSMAQQPLVSAAKKAELDQLSADLRTTLNASQQQAFDLAPRFNWNVRKKLKDGSVIALQRLTPLGFPVYYRTYNNTIAAATTRTNTLQPGGTSGLNLSGSSAVLANKLGMWDGGAVLSTHQEFAGKTVTLRNPGITVDLHSTHVAGTMIAKGVYAPAKGMSFNASTLQVYDFDSDLAEMSSAASGLLLSNHSYGTVAGWNYDQDELRWEWYGIPGDTEDYKFGYYDSDARDADRITFNAPYYLPVKSAGNNRTSVGPAVGGTYFGYTSRTDRTLISKTRDASISSNNGFDVISTFGNAKNILTVGAISQLPYGPSSRSDVTISPFSSQGPTDDGRIKPDICADGDQVLSTSSSSPTAYTTLSGTSMSAPNVTGSLYLLQEYYAQKNGNAFMRSATLKALVCHTAFDAGNVGPDYTFGWGVLDAGRAAQVITDKGGKSLMNESTLAQGQTNTTTVVASGNGTLIATIAWTDPQGTVSPDGTLNDRTPKLVNDLDIRISDGTTTYQPWVLSFQSPAAAATRGDNVRDNIEQVYIDNAIPGRTYTITVKHKGTLTSGPQAYSMIVTGVGGAAYCASVPTSSADSRINNVTISNLNNTPPAGCTTYTDLTNLTPVQLEQGRTYPLSLTLGTCGANFNKRAKVFIDWNNDGTFDPVTELAATSGVINATGTFTADVAVPGTVTPGNYSLMRIVLVETSDAAAIQPCGTYNKGETQDYRVQFTQSSRDVGAISVTNSSATGGCAGPTRVSVRLKNFGGTAITNIPVTVTITPVGGGATITLNQTYTGTLNANAEDDLILNGTFNATAGSSYLLTAVTSLANDPVSSNNQVSSTISIAANPAPTDLTASYCNDTRQYLLTANADGQVLWYTTPTGGDPVTTGATALTRATPINNIFYAGVNDLNTSVGPATKSGFTGAYGQYGQSVYLTTKLPVILQSARLYVGNTGRINVIATNAAGEEVGRTAIDVTQSRSTPGTTDDANDQGRVYDLNLLLPQAGSYRLNVTYANGATLYRSNNGNTRYPYGTDVFNIRGNNATSSTNPADTSYYRNFYYFFYDMKVIGGGCSSTARVPVTVSTISITQNGATLVSNFANNNQWYLNGVAISGATAQTYTPAQSGNYQLRNVLTTGCTAISPVYTYIKPGSAENVASDIKLSAFPVPASTQLNLSLVAPQAGDLTVSLVNLMGQTVYSNRSSIQAGNYVTNLSVASLPPGTYVLRVILGSKAYTAKIIVAK; from the coding sequence ATGTATTCCAAGATAAACAAGATCATTTTATGCAGTTCGCTGCTTTTACTGTTGGCCGCTACCTCAATGGCTCAGCAACCGTTAGTAAGCGCTGCCAAAAAAGCGGAGCTTGACCAACTCTCAGCCGACCTTCGCACTACCTTGAACGCCAGTCAACAGCAGGCATTTGATCTGGCCCCTCGTTTTAACTGGAACGTCCGCAAAAAGCTAAAGGATGGTTCAGTTATCGCACTACAAAGACTTACACCACTGGGTTTCCCAGTATATTATCGTACTTATAACAACACCATTGCTGCGGCCACTACCCGCACCAATACCCTACAACCGGGCGGCACATCAGGGTTGAACCTATCAGGCAGCAGCGCGGTACTGGCCAACAAACTGGGCATGTGGGATGGCGGTGCCGTGTTGAGCACCCACCAGGAATTTGCCGGCAAAACAGTGACCCTGCGAAACCCAGGCATCACCGTTGACTTGCATAGTACGCACGTAGCGGGTACCATGATCGCCAAAGGGGTATATGCTCCTGCAAAGGGCATGTCGTTCAATGCAAGTACGCTGCAGGTATATGACTTTGATAGTGACCTCGCGGAGATGTCTTCGGCGGCTTCAGGACTCTTGCTATCGAACCATTCTTACGGGACCGTAGCGGGCTGGAATTACGACCAGGACGAACTCCGCTGGGAGTGGTACGGGATACCGGGCGATACTGAGGACTACAAATTTGGTTATTACGACAGCGACGCACGTGATGCGGATAGAATAACCTTTAATGCTCCTTATTACCTGCCCGTTAAATCGGCCGGCAATAACCGTACCTCGGTGGGTCCGGCGGTGGGCGGAACGTACTTTGGTTACACGAGCCGCACCGACCGCACGCTGATCTCGAAAACACGCGATGCATCTATCAGCAGCAATAACGGTTTTGATGTGATATCGACCTTTGGCAACGCCAAGAACATCCTTACCGTAGGCGCCATTAGCCAACTGCCTTATGGACCTTCATCCCGCAGCGATGTCACCATCTCTCCTTTCAGTTCACAAGGACCTACGGATGATGGCCGTATCAAACCCGACATTTGCGCCGATGGTGACCAGGTGTTATCGACCAGTAGCAGCAGCCCTACCGCATATACCACGCTTTCGGGCACCTCTATGTCGGCGCCGAACGTGACCGGTTCGCTATACCTGTTGCAGGAATACTACGCGCAAAAGAATGGTAATGCGTTCATGCGCTCAGCCACCTTAAAAGCGTTGGTATGCCACACCGCGTTCGATGCCGGTAACGTAGGTCCCGATTATACCTTTGGATGGGGTGTGCTGGATGCAGGCCGTGCCGCACAAGTGATCACCGATAAAGGCGGCAAAAGCCTGATGAATGAAAGTACGCTGGCGCAAGGGCAAACCAACACCACCACCGTGGTGGCTTCAGGCAACGGCACGCTGATCGCCACCATAGCCTGGACCGACCCCCAGGGCACAGTAAGTCCTGACGGGACACTTAACGACCGCACGCCTAAGCTGGTGAATGACCTCGACATTCGCATCAGCGATGGTACTACCACCTATCAGCCCTGGGTGTTGAGCTTTCAATCTCCTGCGGCTGCGGCTACCCGTGGCGATAACGTGCGGGATAATATTGAGCAGGTTTATATCGATAACGCTATACCCGGCCGAACGTATACCATCACCGTGAAGCACAAAGGCACGCTTACTTCTGGTCCTCAGGCTTATTCCATGATCGTTACCGGGGTGGGCGGTGCAGCGTATTGTGCGTCGGTACCAACCTCCAGCGCCGATTCACGGATCAACAACGTGACCATCTCTAACCTAAATAATACGCCGCCTGCCGGATGCACCACTTATACCGACCTGACCAACCTCACGCCGGTACAGTTGGAACAAGGCCGCACCTATCCGCTTAGCCTAACCTTAGGCACCTGCGGCGCCAACTTTAACAAACGTGCCAAGGTATTCATCGACTGGAACAACGACGGTACCTTTGACCCGGTGACCGAACTGGCCGCCACCAGTGGCGTGATCAACGCAACAGGCACTTTTACGGCCGATGTTGCTGTACCTGGTACCGTCACGCCCGGCAATTACAGCTTGATGCGGATCGTTTTGGTAGAGACCAGTGATGCAGCCGCCATACAGCCTTGCGGAACATATAACAAAGGGGAAACGCAGGACTACCGTGTACAGTTCACCCAATCATCGCGCGATGTAGGTGCTATTAGTGTTACCAATAGCTCGGCCACTGGCGGCTGCGCAGGCCCTACCCGGGTAAGTGTAAGGTTGAAGAACTTTGGCGGTACCGCTATCACCAACATACCGGTCACTGTGACCATTACGCCGGTAGGTGGTGGTGCTACCATTACGCTTAACCAAACTTACACCGGCACGCTTAATGCCAATGCCGAAGATGACCTCATACTCAACGGCACTTTCAATGCCACGGCAGGTTCCAGCTATTTACTTACTGCCGTGACCAGCTTGGCTAATGATCCGGTAAGCAGCAATAACCAAGTCAGCTCTACCATAAGCATTGCGGCTAACCCTGCGCCTACTGACCTTACGGCCAGTTACTGTAATGACACTCGACAATACTTACTGACCGCCAATGCCGACGGGCAGGTACTTTGGTATACTACACCCACTGGCGGCGACCCTGTGACGACCGGAGCCACCGCACTAACCAGGGCCACACCGATCAACAATATTTTCTACGCGGGGGTAAATGACCTGAACACCAGCGTTGGCCCGGCAACTAAAAGCGGTTTTACAGGCGCTTACGGTCAGTACGGGCAGAGTGTATACCTGACCACCAAGCTGCCGGTGATCCTGCAAAGCGCACGTTTGTATGTGGGCAATACAGGCCGCATCAATGTGATCGCCACCAATGCGGCTGGCGAAGAAGTAGGCCGTACCGCTATCGACGTTACCCAGAGCCGTAGCACGCCAGGAACCACTGACGATGCCAACGATCAGGGCCGTGTGTATGACCTTAACCTGTTGCTTCCACAAGCTGGCAGCTATCGCCTTAATGTGACCTATGCTAATGGTGCTACACTTTATCGCAGCAACAATGGCAACACGCGCTATCCTTACGGTACCGATGTATTCAATATCAGGGGCAATAACGCTACCTCATCCACCAATCCGGCTGACACGTCTTACTATCGTAACTTCTATTATTTCTTTTATGATATGAAGGTGATTGGTGGCGGATGTTCGTCTACCGCCCGTGTTCCGGTCACTGTGAGCACGATATCTATCACTCAAAATGGCGCAACGTTGGTGTCTAACTTTGCCAATAACAATCAGTGGTATCTGAATGGTGTGGCCATTAGCGGCGCAACCGCACAGACCTACACACCTGCACAAAGCGGGAACTATCAACTGCGCAATGTGCTGACCACAGGCTGTACGGCTATATCGCCTGTCTACACCTACATAAAGCCAGGTTCGGCAGAGAACGTAGCTTCAGATATTAAGCTATCAGCTTTCCCGGTACCGGCGAGTACCCAGCTTAACCTCAGCCTAGTAGCGCCGCAGGCGGGTGACCTTACTGTCTCACTCGTTAATTTAATGGGACAAACGGTATACAGCAACCGGTCAAGCATTCAGGCTGGCAACTATGTGACCAACCTGAGCGTGGCCAGCTTACCGCCTGGTACTTATGTGCTGAGGGTGATATTGGGATCAAAGGCTTACACCGCTAAGATCATCGTTGCCAAATAA